From a single Mycosarcoma maydis chromosome 2, whole genome shotgun sequence genomic region:
- a CDS encoding uncharacterized protein (related to FRE3 - Ferric reductase, reduces siderophore-bound iron prior to uptake), translated as MITNPWKLDEDAWEYIRTFPVEQQADAAITYETFNHNSYKVPCYTTFVMYGLFTCLIAAAGINSMLSSSCPSLHLKLKRKMRIVRAHVWEHPLVQRKHASVVAFPWMQWLSLQLPLRGEAVVIFFLCLINFLPLVAFYDLLIGDRNVFYPGPTSKRDQICRHLADRTGVLGTAQLPLLILMASKRTPLAIVSGLGMDRLMLYHRWISRWFWIHIFIHTLAYTAIYMQVEGGVAAMLKDTYIRWGVVGLSMSFGLVFLSLRALRRRFYEVFVMLHITMAFFAILGTYLHIALIEAPQFEIYKLMAEIAAAVWAFDRVARFTIRFYLSFSLSKDADSSKGNKHSSGMIKCAAGQIYAYGANAEYTRLRISVPVSKLRLVGQPQAFMRGIAAGDDIRITVPRLQWVGEHPFTVFAVGRQQDDAAQGFIDLLIKTEAGLTRKLADRVIDSASPQRNEKDIELAGTASKKSSVSVLIEGPFGVAPELHEATSDLVLVAGGIAITFCWPLFVEAVKSSCSAAVHLELSSCKLIWIVRHESTLTLVEQAFSELVSEMQNDQAVKRCRFSMDIYVTSASKELAVSPAYSRSASTRSIKEKAEIEDAQADQASTPSGTSDRIELPTLARVEQENDDDQKLSNHIFSEGSNGDTIQVSRFTGRPQVLSAALFEHLDQQALLQEREKNLSVALCGPASLCDDVRFETVRLLKKGIHVNLVEDCFTW; from the exons ATGATCACCAATCCCTGGAAGctggatgaggatgcgtGGGAATACATCCGAACCTTCccagtcgagcagcaggctgATGCCGCGATCACCTATGAAACCTTCAATCACAATTCCTACAAGGTGCCCTGCTACACCAC CTTTGTTATGTATGGTCTTTTCACTTGCCTcatcgccgctgctggAATCAACAGCATGTtaagctcgagctgcccTTCACTTCACTTGAAGCTGAAGCGCAAGATGCGGATCGTACGTGCACACGTCTGGGAGCATCCCCTGGTGCAACGCAAGCATGCATCTGTCGTTGCTTTCCCTTGGATGCAGTGGTTGTCGCTTCAACTGCCGCTTCGCGGTGAAGCTGTGGTGATTTTTTTCCTCTGCCTCATCAACTTTCTTCCTCTCGTCGCCTTCTACGATCTACTGATTGGTGACCGAAACGTCTTTTACCCAGGCCCCACCAGCAAGCGTGACCAGATTTGTCGCCATCTCGCCGATCGAACTGGAGTGCTAGGAACAGCACAGCTTCCTTTGCTGATCCTCATGGCCAGCAAGCGCACACCCCTTGCCATCGTCTCTGGGCTCGGAATGGACCGGCTCATGCTGTATCACCGATGGATCTCAAGGTGGTTCTGGATTCACATCTTCATCCACACACTCGCCTATACCGCAATCTACATGCAAGTCGAGGGCGGTGTAGCGGCAATGCTGAAAGATACTTACATTCGCTGGGGTGTTGTTGGCCTTAGCATGTCCTTCGGCCTCGTTTTCCTGTCTCTTCGcgcgcttcgtcgacgcttTTACGAG GTCTTTGTCATGCTTCACATTACTATGGCCTtcttcgccatcctcggcaCGTATTTGCATATCGCCTTGATTGAAGCGCCACAG TTCGAAATATACAAGCTGATGGCAGAAATCGCTGCAGCAGTCTGGGCCTTCGATCGGGTTGCCCGCTTCACCATCCGTTTCTATCTGTCCTTCTCCTTGTCAAAAGATGCGGATAGCTCGAAAGGCAACAAGCACAGCTCCGGCATGATCAAATGTGCTGCAGGACAGATCTACGCTTACGGTGCCAACGCAGAATACACTCGGCTTCGTATTTCAGTTCCGGTCAGCAAGCTGCGCTTGGTAGGCCAGCCACAAGCGTTTATGCGAGGCATTGCGGCAGGCGATGATATCCGCATCACGGTCCCGCGTCTGCAGTGGGTTGGCGAGCATCCTTTCACCGTATTTGCTGTTGGTCGGCAGCAGGACGATGCAGCCCAAGGCTTTATTGATCTGCTTATCAAGACTGAGGCAGGACTCACCCGAAAATTAGCAGATCGTGTCATCGATTCTGCCAGTCCACAGCGGAACGAAAAGGACATTGAGCTTGCGGGCACGGCGTCGAAGAAATCCAGCGTCTCTGTGCTGATCGAAGGTCCATTCGGCGTTGCACCAGAGCTCCACGAAGCTACCAGCGATCTGGTACTGGTTGCTGGAGGTATTGCAATTACCTTTTGCTGGCCTCTGTTTGTCGAAGCtgtcaagtcgagctgcagcgctgCTGTCCACCTCGAGCTGAGCTCTTGCAAGTTGATCTGGATTGTCCGACACGAAAGCACACTTACCTTGGTCGAGCAAGCTTTCAGCGAACTGGTCTCTGAGATGCAGAACGATCAGGCCGTTAAACGCTGTCGTTTCAGTATGGATATCTATGTCACATCAGCATCGAAAGAATTGGCTGTTTCGCCTGCTTATTCTCGTTCAGCGTCGACCAGGTCCATAAAGGAAAAGGCCGAGATTGAGGATGCCCAAGCTGACCAGGCCTCGACTCCCTCTGGCACTAGCGACAGAATCGAGCTTCCAACGTTGGCGCGCGTTGAGCAGGAGaatgacgacgaccagAAACTTTCAAATCACATCTTTTCCGAAGGCAGCAACGGCGATACAATCCAGGTGAGCCGCTTCACTGGTCGTCCCCAGGTTCTCTCTGCTGCCTTgttcgagcatctggaTCAGCAGGCATTGCTGCAAGAGCGCGAAAAGAATCTGTCCGTAGCTCTATGCGGGCCAGCCAGCTTGTGCGACGATGTCAGATTCGAAACTGTCCGTCTGCTCAAGAAAGGTATCCACGTTAACCTCGTCGAAGATTGCTTCACATGGTGA